The following proteins are co-located in the Salvelinus namaycush isolate Seneca chromosome 31, SaNama_1.0, whole genome shotgun sequence genome:
- the LOC120026230 gene encoding zinc finger protein 703-like, with amino-acid sequence MSKCLHRLFWILFPIRILKMLTAHTSHLLHHPEYLQPLQSAPVSIELDAKKSPLALLAQTCSQIGKPDPPTSKPSSISNGNGDHDGHSSSSSSSHKPSQEDKSSFKPYNKVGGDSRRDRVSSSNNSSDKTGFRVPSNGNGVANSNLSGSCPSFPPHAISPNSRVGGGTPPQHTQQSSQTHRQSQSPHGLHVSHSQTLNGEHKQEQSSPHRNSNSSSGGHLKKESDVNKVTLDSPQMANSSHARASTNSSTGSSEGSPSHELGKMDSQPPPLSLGPGHITPISPYKTGHSVFPLSSSGMGYHGSVVGAYAGYPSQFVPGLDPTKSGLGGGGVRVPGKHHSSSPLAGTSPLSFMQGLCRDPYCLSYPNSPHLGGSNPCVHDPSSSIKSGYPGLVYPSHPLHSLHPSTMSSSITPTLSHPLYTYGFMLSNDPIPHACNWVSAGGPCDKRFSTSDELLAHLRTHTSLPGGMDSKLFSAYPSVSSSAASCHLPHQSQASLQNSFSLRAPHTLGLARYHPYGKVHLPPGPTSIPLHSLQAGSPYYPHYALYSQRLGSASALGYQ; translated from the exons ATGTCCAag TGTCTTCACCGACTCTTTTGGATCCTATTCCCTATCCGGATACTCAAGATGTTGACGGCGCACACCAGCCACTTGCTCCACCACCCGGAATACCTGCAGCCTTTGCAATCTGCACCAGTGAGCATTGAG CTGGATGCCAAGAAGAGCCCCCTGGCCCTGCTGGCTCAGACCTGCTCCCAGATCGGCAAGCCTGACCCTCCCACCTCCAAGCCAAGCTCTATCTCTAATGGCAATGGTGACCATGATGgacactcctcttcctcctcctccagtcACAAACCCTCACAGGAGGACAAGTCCAGCTTCAAGCCCTATAACAAAGTAGGGGGAGACAGTCGGAGGGACAGGGTCAGTAGCTCTAATAACAGTTCTGACAAGACCGGCTTCAGGGTACCTAGTAATGGGAATGGAGTAGCTAACAGTAACTTATCAGGTTCTTGTCCATCTTTTCCGCCACACGCCATCTCTCCCAACTCCAGGGTGGGTGGTGGCACGCCTCCTCAGCACACACAGCAGTcgtcacagacacacagacagagccagTCGCCTCACGGACTACATGTTTCCCACTCTCAGACTCTGAATGGAGAACACAAACAGGAACAGAGCAGTCCACACAGGAACAGCAACAGTAGCAGTGGTGGCCATCTTAAGAAGGAGTCAGATGTGAATAAGGTCACTTTGGACAGTCCCCAGATGGCTAACTCCAGCCATGCCAGAGCCAGCACCAACTCCAGCACAGGCAGCTCTGAGGGAAGCCCCAGCCACGAGTTGGGCAAGATGGACTCCCAACCCCCACCACTCAGCCTGGGTCCTGGACACATCACTCCCATCTCCCCCTACAAGACTGGCCACTCTGTCTTCCCCCTGTCCTCCTCTGGTATGGGCTACCATGGCTCTGTAGTGGGGGCCTATGCTGGATACCCCTCCCAGTTTGTCCCAGGGTTGGACCCTACCAAGTCTggtctgggaggagggggggtgaGGGTACCAGGGAAGCACCATAGCTCCAGCCCCCTCGCTggtacctctcccctctccttcatgCAGGGCTTGTGCAGGGACCCGTACTGCCTCAGCTACCCTAACTCACCCCACCTGGGGGGAAGCAATCCCTGCGTCCAtgacccctcctcctccatcaaatCAGGCTATCCAGGCTTGGTCTACCCCTCCCAccccctccactccctccaccCCAGCACTATGTCTTCCAGCATCACCCCCACCCTGTCCCACCCCCTCTACACCTACGGCTTCATGCTCTCCAATGACCCCATCCCTCATGCCTGTAACTGGGTATCGGCTGGGGGTCCTTGTGATAAACGCTTCTCCACCTCAGACGAGCTACTAGCCCACCTGCGCACACACACCTCTTTACCTGGAGGGATGGACAGTAAGCTATTCTCTGCCTacccctctgtctcctcctctgctGCCTCTTGCCACCTCCCCcaccagagccaggcctccttgCAGAACTCATTCTCCCTCAGGGCTCCTCATACCCTGGGTCTGGCCCGGTACCACCCCTATGGTAAGGTCCACCTGCCCCCTGgacctacctccatccccctgcACTCCCTCCAGGCTGGTTCTCCTTACTACCCCCACTATGCTCTCTATAGCCAGAGACTTGGCTCAGCGTCTGCCCTGGGCTACCAGTGA